Part of the Paenibacillus guangzhouensis genome is shown below.
CGGGATTGAGCCCGTATCTGATCCCCGGAAGGTAATGAGCCCCTGTCTCATCTCTACGCAAAAAGAACTCCCAGACCTCATGTGGTCTGGGTGTAGTAGCTATAGGATGTTCATATTGATATTAGAGGTTGGATATAAATGCCAAATAAATCACGCATCAAGTAAGAGATTATAAAAAAAGAGAGCTTTTAAAGCTCTCTATAGGCTGGTTGCATCTTCCCTTGAGTAGACTCATCCTCTTGGTACTCATAATATTGCGGCTGGACCGTCGAATAATTTTGTGTTTCCACGGGTACTGACGGCTGCTGATATGCCTCATCCACATACATGATTCTACGCTGAACCTGCATGAGCCCATTCACGACGCGAAGCGCGACCCAAAAAAGTACAAGGCCAACTCCTACGTACAACAGATATTGCTGATTATAGGTCCAATCTATATGAAAATAACTAAACAAGCTATTTTCTAAAATATCAAGCTGCATTTCATTCATCAAAATGATATGCACGACTGGAAGAGCAATCAATCCTAGTCCTAGCGAAATCACCGTTACCATAATAGTAAAGAATACAATGCCTGTTACAA
Proteins encoded:
- a CDS encoding sensor domain-containing protein, with product MKGIDGTAMAQSGKVRWVLFNPKTYTTILYLLLSLPLGIIYFTVAITGLALSIGLTPIFIGIPLFFGVAKLLNGIVNFEQSMIRQILGLPTPPVSFTYNRQSEAGQNWLVRMMRGFDGALFIRNLLLVLLRFVTGIVFFTIMVTVISLGLGLIALPVVHIILMNEMQLDILENSLFSYFHIDWTYNQQYLLYVGVGLVLFWVALRVVNGLMQVQRRIMYVDEAYQQPSVPVETQNYSTVQPQYYEYQEDESTQGKMQPAYREL